Below is a window of Sporosarcina ureae DNA.
TGTGTATCTGCCTCACCAGCTAATGCCTTGTCCATATCACCCGGTCGAATCAATCCAGTAGTAATATTGGCACATCCATATGCTTCAATTCCTGCAGCGTCATATAATTTGTCATAAGCAGTCTTATATGTAGCTAGTGATGTAATGGCTAACATCACCACCAAGATTCCAGCTATAATCGTACCTAGCTGAAATGTTAACGAATCTTTAACTTTCATCAAACCTTATGCCCACCTTCCTATTTAGTTCATCTAGTTCATTCGTTGTCTTTATCATACGCTATCAATCTACAATTAAAAAGAAGAAAATGAAAAACTCTTTAAATATAAAATAATAAGCAAGACGTAGGTATTATTATCGTGTCACAACTGTTTCATTTCGTATATAATATTGTATGATGAATAGTATATAAACATAAAGTTTCTTGAAGGAAAGGGAGGCGTTCTTTTTGAATGAAAAACAAACAATTTTTAATTTGGTACATTTAATGGATCAAGTGACGAATAAAATGCTGATCCGTTTCCAGCAAGAATCTAAGCTGTCCCTAGGCATCTCCCATATCCTTGTGTTGCTAGAGTTACATAACAAAGGTGAGCAACGTCCTTCTGACTTGGCTGAGACACTAGGCTTTACACCCGCTTCATTGACGCATTTGTCGTCAAAGCTCATTAAAAGCGAGTTTATTACGTTGCGGAATGATGAAAAAGACCGCAGAACAAAGTATTGGAAAATAACTCCCATGGGCCT
It encodes the following:
- a CDS encoding MarR family winged helix-turn-helix transcriptional regulator; amino-acid sequence: MNEKQTIFNLVHLMDQVTNKMLIRFQQESKLSLGISHILVLLELHNKGEQRPSDLAETLGFTPASLTHLSSKLIKSEFITLRNDEKDRRTKYWKITPMGLEILGEAQRCGMQVRSEFFSHLSEAERNSLIQIYTKLNNTFV